The candidate division KSB1 bacterium DNA segment AGCCGTCGTGCATCGTCACTTCCTTTGTTGTGCCAGGCTCATATTCGATGGAGATGTCTTCAAAATAAGGCACGAAACTCACGTCACCGAGAAGTTCTTCATGATCTTTCACATAGCTGTAGCTTTTCGTCGAGCCTTCGTGATCGTTGAAGGTGACGCATGGCGAGATGACGTCGATCATGGCGGTGCCGCGATGAGAGATCGCCGCTTTCAAGATTGTCGACAGTTGTTTTTTGTCGCCGGAAAACGAACGCGCCACGAAAGTTGCGCCAAGCTCGATTGCCAACGCGCACGTGTCAATGGCCGGCAGGTCATTGACCACGCCGGTTTTGAGCTTCGAGCCGATATCGGCGGTGGCCGAGAACTGGCCCTTGGTCAAACCATAACAGCCGTTGTCCTCGATAATATAAATCATCGGCACGTTGCGGCGCATCATGTGCACGAACTGCCCCATGCCGATGGAGGCGGTGTCGCCATCGCCGCTGACGCCAATGCCGATCAGATGGCGATTGGCCAACAGCGCGCCGGTGGCAACGGCGGGCATGCGGCCATGCACCGCGTTGAAGCCATGCGCCGCATCCAAGAAATACGCCGGCGATTTGCTGGAGCAGCCGATGCCGGAAAACTTGGCGACGTGGTATGGATCGACGCCCATTTCATAAAAGGCGTCGATAATGCGCTCAGTAATGGCGTTGTGTCCGCAGCCGGCGCAAAGCGTGGTTTTCCTGCCGCGATAGGGAGTGAGTTCCAAACCGATGCGATTGACTTTGGCGGCTTTTGATGCCGGAGCGGTTGCGACTTCTGTGCTCATATATTATTTTTTCCTTATGTCTGGTTGCTCGTTGCTGGTCGCTCGTTGCTCGTTTTCGGTTACCAAAGAACCAGCAACAAGATTCATGCAAACAAAGCTTTTTCGACGCCTTCAACCGGCCGGGGCTCCGGTGCTTTTTTAACATCGCCGAGAATGCCGCGCAGAATGCTGCCGGGGGTGATGGGCAGGCCGTCGTAATAACAAATGCTGCGCATTTTCGCAATTTCCCCGGCGCCGCAATCGAGTTTCAGCAAACCCAGCATCTGGGCATCGCGATTTTGGTCGACGACGAAGACGCGCCGATGTTTGTTGATGAAATCCCGCACCTCGTGGTTAAACGGATAGGCGCGCAAGCGCAAATAGCTCGTCGGCATGCCGTGTTGATCACGCAGCCGGTCGCGTGCTTCTTCAATCGCCCAGTGGCTGGTGCCATAGCCGATGATGCCGATTTCCGCCTGCGGTTTCTCGTCGATCACCGGGCCGGGAACGCGTTGTCGCGCCGTGTCGAATTTTCGCGCCAAGCGGTCCATATTATTCTTGTAATCCTCCGGCAGCTCACTGTAACCGGCGCGCTCGTTGTGACCGCTGCCGCGCGTGAAATATGGCGCCAGCGGATGCTTGGTGCCGGGCAAGGTCCGATACGGAATGCCGTCGCCGTCAACATCCTTGTAACGGGCGAATTTACCGATGCGCTGCAGGTCCGCGGCGGAAAGCACCTTGCCGCGGTTGAGGGGCTTGTCGGGATATTTGAACGGATCGGACATCCAGTAATTCATGCCCAAATCCAGATCGCTCATCACGAACACCGGCGTTTGAAATTCTTCGGCCAAATCAAACGCCTCGCCGGCCATGGTAAAACATTCCTCAACCGAGCAGGGCAGCAGCATCGGATGCTTGGTGTCGCCGTGGGAAAGCGTTGCGGCAAACAAAATATCACCCTGCATCGTCCGCGTCGGCAAACCGGTCGAAGGCCCGACGCGCTGAATGTCGAAAATTACCACCGGAATTTCGGCGTAATAGGCGAGGCCGACAAATTCCGCCATCAATGAAATGCCTGGGCCGGAAGTCGCTGTCATCGCGCGTGCCCCTGCCCAGCCGGCGCCGATGGCCATGCCGATCGCCGCCAGCTCGTCCTCGGCTTGTACGATCGCGAAGGTGGCCTTTTTGGTCTCGGGGTCGATGCGGTAGCGTTTCATGTACTCCGTCAGCGCTTCACCCAGCGAGGAAGACGGCGTAATCGGGTACCAGGTGAAAACCGTCACCCCGGCAAACATGCTGCCCATCGCCGCCGCAGAGTTGCCGTCAATGATGATTTTGCCCTGTGTTTTGTTCATGCGTTCCACGCGATAAAGGTCCTGCCGGGGCAAATTCTCGCTCGCAAATTGATAACCGGCTTTGGCCGCCTCAAAATTGAGCTGCACGGCCTTGGCCTTCTTTTTGAATTGCTGCTTCAGCGCTTTCTCGACTTCAGCCATTTCGATGCCGAGCAGCCACGCCAGCACGCCGTCATAAATCATATTTCGCACCAGCTTGCGCAATTTGGCTTCCGGGCAAACCGGCTTGACCAGCGTGTCGAACGGCACCGGATAAAAAATCAAATCGTCGCGCCATTGCTTCAGATTCAACGGCTCGTCGTAGATCGCAATCGTTCCCGGCTCCTGCTTCCCAACGTCATCCTGCGCGGTTTCGGGATTCAGCGCGACGAGAATGTCGTTTTTCTCGCGCCGGGCGATGTAGCCGTCTTTGTTGACGCGAATCGTGAACCACGTCGGCAGGCCTTGAATGTTGGAAGGGAAGAGGTTCTTGCCGCAAACCGGTATGCCCATTTGAAAAATCGACCGCAGCAACACCATGTTCGAGGTTTGACTGCCGGAGCCGTTCACCGTTGCCACGTGAATGTTGAAATCATTGACGGCGGTGTGGCCATTGCTCGTCATGCCGCCGTTTCGAGAAGAGATCGTGCTCACTGTCTGTGTTCCTTCAAAGATGTTAATTGAGATGATTGCACCATGTTTGCCAACCTGAAAATGTTTTTGAAACCAAAATGGGTGATGGGCTGGATGAAACGGGATATGGTTTTCTCCACGCCAACACCCTCATCTTGCAAAAATTGTTTGGCCTTTAATAAAGAAATATACAACAAAATTTTCCAAAAATCAAAATAATTCAGCTTGCCGCGGATTTTCGCCGAGGCGCAAACGCGCCAAATCCGGATGCGCGAGCAGAAGTTTTTCCGGCACATGCACTTTGATGCCGGCCAGCTCGAATTGCAACTGCAGCGCATTCACCACCGCCTGCGCTCGCGGATGGTTGTTGAAAATCACATACGTATTTTCAGCCCGGCGCCGCGCCCGTTGAACCGAGGCCAGGAATTGCTCCATCTCTGCCGGGGAATAGAGATAATCGTAACGTTGATCGGCGCCGGCGTCTTTGCTTAGCCACTGCTCCTGATTGCGGCCATGGAATCGAAAATACGCCAACCGGCCGCTGACGATCTCGGTAAAACCCAGCGCCTGGCCAATTTGCGGTTGATCGATGTTGGCGAATCCGGCCTGGCGCGCATTGAGCAGGCGCAGCGCCTCCGCCTGATTCCACGAATCGTGTCGAATTTCCACCACCACTGGATATTCCTGAAACGCCTCGAGCAGACGGGAGAGGCGATCACGATTGCTTTCGTTATAATGGAAAGACTGCGGAAATTGCGCGAGCAGGGCGCCGAGCCGGCCCGCTTCCAGCAACGGTCTCATGCCGCGCTTGGCGATTTCGAGGTCTGACTGGGAATAGCCGCTGCCGCCGTCGCGCACGTTTTCGAGCACGAATTTTTGCCACAGCTTGGCGGTAAAACGAAAGCGTGGATTGGGTGCCACCTGCTTCAACCATTCTTTGGAAGCACCGGTGCTTTGCGGATGATAATACGTCGTGTTGATTTCGACAACGTCAAAAAATTGACTGATAAAAGCCAGCTCGGAAAAATCCTTCGGACGACGGGCGGGATAAACGAGGTGGTTCCAATCCGGATACGACCAGCCGGTGACGCCAATGAAAAGATTCTGCGGCATTGCAAGGCCAATCAAAATGATGCATGAAAAATTTGAATTGAAGCCAATTTAAAAATTTTTGTTCATTGTGCAAGAATATTTTTGAAAACATTTCCAGAAAAATTTTTCGGAAAAATTTTCCTGAAAATGTTGTTGACATTTCTCAACGACTTCTCTATATTTGATGACTGCGCCGATGTCGTGTCTCATTCGATGCCGGCAAAATTTGCAGATCAGCTCAACGAGAAACGGAATCGCCTCTATTCGGCGCCCGCAAAAAACATCAACGAGGACGGAGGAAAAATGAACGTGTCGCGGCTTTCGAAACGGCAAATCGGATTTGCTTTGTTCATCTTAATAGTCAGCACCATGTTTTTGGCATGGCCGGTTTTCGCCCAGGAAACCGCCGTCGCCCCACCCCTCGATGTCAACCCCTTTCTGAACATGCTGGCGCTGGCGCTGGTCATCGAGCGCCTGATCGAAATCGGCGTCACGTTTTTCCCCGGCCTTGAAGAGAAAAAATTATCCCTGAGAAAAACTCCGGACGAGCTGGCGAAGCTGCAATTGAAAATTTCCCGCGTCACGATGCTCATCGGCATGGGGCTGGGTGTCTTGTCGTGCGTAATTTTTCAATTCGGCGTTCTTGATGAAATTTTTCCGGGCAAGCATCTCAGCTTGAATTTCTTCAATCATCTGATCACCGGCGTCATCGCCGGCGCCGGCGCCGATCCGGTGCATCAGTTGGTGCTGATCATCGCCAGCGTCAAGCAGCGGATCAGCCTTCGCGCCGAATTGGACTATCGTCAATTGAAAGTTGCGGATCAAACACACTGACCATTCCATTTCAGTTCTTGATGTCGTTGCATGGCCGGGAACGTTGCACAAAAACTCATGCCGCAAGCGCTGGACACGTATTTCAAAAAAACGCGTTCACACTTTTTCGGCCTTTTAACGATCTTGCTGTTGCTGCTGATTTACGAGGGCAGCAGCGCCAAGCTTTACGCCGACCGGCAAGTCCAAATTCGCAACAGCGCGGAAGTGATCATCGAACGCTTTCTATGGTTTCTTGGCGTCCGCAACAACATTTTTTTATGGGCGGTGTATTTGCTCGTGTTGGTCTGGGCGTTTTGGCTTGCAAAAAAGCAGCAACTGCTCGACTTTAAATTCGTTTACATTCCCTATAGCATTTTCGAGAGCACGTTCTACGCGCTGTCGCTGGGATTGATTGCCGGACAGCTCACCGAGCGCACCAACAACATCTTGACGATAGCCTGGCAAAACCAGCAGCAGAGCGCCGAAGTCGGCGAGCGGGCAATCAGGGCGCTCGGCGCCGGCATTTACGAAGAATTGCTCTTTCGCTTTGTTTTGATTTCGCTGCTGCTGCTGATTTTCGAGAAACTCGTCGGCGCCTCAAAGATGGTTCAGACTATTTTCGCGGTGATCATTTCCGCCCTGTTATTTTCAGGATTTCATTATCTCGGCGGACGCGAGGTTTTGACGCCGGAATCGTTCGCCTATCGCTTCTACGCCGGTGTTATTCTCGGCGTGTTGTTTATCGTGCGCGGCATCGGCGTCACTTCGTATACACATTCAATCTATAATTTGCTGTTGGTTTTTCGGTGAAAACTTTTTTCAAAATTGCCGCGGTTGTTTTTTTTCTCGTCATCGCCGCAGCCGGCGCGGCGGCTTCTTTGTTGTTTTGGGCGCCGCTGGTTCCAAAAGATTCGGCGCCGCGGGATTTTGTGATTCATCGCGGCATGGCGCTCCCGCAAATTGCGGATAGCTTGCAAAGCCAGGGCCTGATTTCGAGCCGCGGCCGTTTCATTTTTGCCGACAGAATTTTGCAATGGGGAAAAACCTTGAAGGCCGGCAAATACACCATTACGCCCGGCGCCTCGACGCTGAATTTGTACAAGCTGTTTCGCTCCGGCAAATCGGCGCAGTTTCGCGTCACCCTGCCGGAAGGGAAAACCATCGAAGATTATGCCGCCATTTTCCAACGCACGATGGAAATCGACTCGGCAGCTTTTGTGCAGCTCGCCCATGATTCCACGTTCGCCAAACAGCTCAACGTGCCGGCAAAAAATTTGGAGGGTTATCTTTACCCGAACACCTACAGCTTCGCGTGGGGCGTGTCGGCACCTGAGGTCATTCGAACGATCGTGCAGGAGTTTCATCAGCAAGTGGATGATTCGCTGCGGCGGCGTGCGGCGGCGCTCGGCATGTCGCTTCATGAAGTTGTCACGCTCGCCTCGATCATCGAGGGCGAGGCCGTGGTCGATAGCGAACGCACCATCATTTCGGCGGTGTATCACAACCGTCTGCGCCAGGGCATTTTGCTGCAAGCCGATCCGACGATTCAGTACATCGTTCCCGGGCCGCCGCGGCGCTTGCTCAATCGTCATCTGGAAATCGATTCGCGCTACAACACCTATCGTTATCCCGGCTTGCCGCCGGGACCGGTGAACAATCCCGGCATCGCCTCGATTCGCGCGGCGTTGTATCCGGCGAATGCCGATTACATTTACTTTGTTGCGCGCGGTGACGGCTCGCACACGTTCAGCCGCACGCTGCAAGAACATTTGCGGGCAAAAAAAGAGTTCGATAAAATTCGCGCTCGTGTCCAGCGCGAGAAACGGCAAAAATCTCAACCGGGAGGATAAACCCTGAGCGGGAGAAGACATGACCACCTTTTGGAGGCGCTCAACCCCGAGCAGCGCACCGCTGTTGTTGCCGGCGACGGGCCGGCCCTGGTTTTGGCCGGCGCCGGCAGCGGCAAAACGCGCGTGCTCACGCATCGCATCGCGTATCTGATCGAACGCAAAGGCGTGCGTTCAGAAAATATTCTCGCGGCAACTTTTACCAACAAAGCCGCGCAGGAAATGCATGAGCGCCTCAGGCGTTTGGTTTCCGTTGGGCTGTCGCGCCACAGTCATCACGACGGCCTATGGGTGGGGACTTTTCATTCCCTATGCGCCCGCATTCTCCGTCAAAACGCCGGCCGCCTCGGCTTCACCCCCCAGTTTTCGATTTACGATTCCGAAGATCAGCTCGGTCTCATCCGCCAAATCATTTCCGCGCTCGATATTTCCCATCCCAATCTCACGCCCGGCTATGTGCATTATCGCATTTCGCGCGTAAAAAACGGACAAGCCTTGATGGCCGACAGCGGTG contains these protein-coding regions:
- a CDS encoding DUF72 domain-containing protein — protein: MPQNLFIGVTGWSYPDWNHLVYPARRPKDFSELAFISQFFDVVEINTTYYHPQSTGASKEWLKQVAPNPRFRFTAKLWQKFVLENVRDGGSGYSQSDLEIAKRGMRPLLEAGRLGALLAQFPQSFHYNESNRDRLSRLLEAFQEYPVVVEIRHDSWNQAEALRLLNARQAGFANIDQPQIGQALGFTEIVSGRLAYFRFHGRNQEQWLSKDAGADQRYDYLYSPAEMEQFLASVQRARRRAENTYVIFNNHPRAQAVVNALQLQFELAGIKVHVPEKLLLAHPDLARLRLGENPRQAELF
- a CDS encoding 2-oxoacid:acceptor oxidoreductase subunit alpha; translated protein: MTSNGHTAVNDFNIHVATVNGSGSQTSNMVLLRSIFQMGIPVCGKNLFPSNIQGLPTWFTIRVNKDGYIARREKNDILVALNPETAQDDVGKQEPGTIAIYDEPLNLKQWRDDLIFYPVPFDTLVKPVCPEAKLRKLVRNMIYDGVLAWLLGIEMAEVEKALKQQFKKKAKAVQLNFEAAKAGYQFASENLPRQDLYRVERMNKTQGKIIIDGNSAAAMGSMFAGVTVFTWYPITPSSSLGEALTEYMKRYRIDPETKKATFAIVQAEDELAAIGMAIGAGWAGARAMTATSGPGISLMAEFVGLAYYAEIPVVIFDIQRVGPSTGLPTRTMQGDILFAATLSHGDTKHPMLLPCSVEECFTMAGEAFDLAEEFQTPVFVMSDLDLGMNYWMSDPFKYPDKPLNRGKVLSAADLQRIGKFARYKDVDGDGIPYRTLPGTKHPLAPYFTRGSGHNERAGYSELPEDYKNNMDRLARKFDTARQRVPGPVIDEKPQAEIGIIGYGTSHWAIEEARDRLRDQHGMPTSYLRLRAYPFNHEVRDFINKHRRVFVVDQNRDAQMLGLLKLDCGAGEIAKMRSICYYDGLPITPGSILRGILGDVKKAPEPRPVEGVEKALFA
- the mltG gene encoding endolytic transglycosylase MltG, with product MKTFFKIAAVVFFLVIAAAGAAASLLFWAPLVPKDSAPRDFVIHRGMALPQIADSLQSQGLISSRGRFIFADRILQWGKTLKAGKYTITPGASTLNLYKLFRSGKSAQFRVTLPEGKTIEDYAAIFQRTMEIDSAAFVQLAHDSTFAKQLNVPAKNLEGYLYPNTYSFAWGVSAPEVIRTIVQEFHQQVDDSLRRRAAALGMSLHEVVTLASIIEGEAVVDSERTIISAVYHNRLRQGILLQADPTIQYIVPGPPRRLLNRHLEIDSRYNTYRYPGLPPGPVNNPGIASIRAALYPANADYIYFVARGDGSHTFSRTLQEHLRAKKEFDKIRARVQREKRQKSQPGG
- a CDS encoding CPBP family intramembrane metalloprotease, coding for MAGNVAQKLMPQALDTYFKKTRSHFFGLLTILLLLLIYEGSSAKLYADRQVQIRNSAEVIIERFLWFLGVRNNIFLWAVYLLVLVWAFWLAKKQQLLDFKFVYIPYSIFESTFYALSLGLIAGQLTERTNNILTIAWQNQQQSAEVGERAIRALGAGIYEELLFRFVLISLLLLIFEKLVGASKMVQTIFAVIISALLFSGFHYLGGREVLTPESFAYRFYAGVILGVLFIVRGIGVTSYTHSIYNLLLVFR
- a CDS encoding 2-oxoacid:ferredoxin oxidoreductase subunit beta, whose product is MSTEVATAPASKAAKVNRIGLELTPYRGRKTTLCAGCGHNAITERIIDAFYEMGVDPYHVAKFSGIGCSSKSPAYFLDAAHGFNAVHGRMPAVATGALLANRHLIGIGVSGDGDTASIGMGQFVHMMRRNVPMIYIIEDNGCYGLTKGQFSATADIGSKLKTGVVNDLPAIDTCALAIELGATFVARSFSGDKKQLSTILKAAISHRGTAMIDVISPCVTFNDHEGSTKSYSYVKDHEELLGDVSFVPYFEDISIEYEPGTTKEVTMHDGSRLLLSKLPANYDPSNPIHALRLLAESKQRGELLTGIFYVNAASKDFIELLNQVDEPLCTLPLERVRPGRQALEELMEELK